The proteins below come from a single Aegilops tauschii subsp. strangulata cultivar AL8/78 chromosome 6, Aet v6.0, whole genome shotgun sequence genomic window:
- the LOC109731440 gene encoding uncharacterized protein isoform X1, whose translation MTPMMLISSIPMMSVIEDASDQQDESAEHGTAKPPKSLLDEVFFLDAPKGKNSGGSRPWRYKHCDKKYTSSYTRIHQHFFGVGPGKTKQIARCSVASDRYHQPEKVQASGSVPKKQLVEAFAGVERDAVDMQIMLFLCANGIPFNVLRSPQYYEMVAAIQRAPKGYKPPAYEKARTTLLDACKREVENDLAPVRQTLYSHGVCVVSDGWTNMKNHPLINVIASNSCGSMFLYAEDFSGEEKTGEAIAQFLLQATDEIGPSKYPSGHH comes from the exons ATGACGCCAATGATGTTGATCTCATCAATTCCGATGATGAGCGTAATAGAGGACGCCTCTGATCAACAAGATGAATCTGCCGAGCATGGTACTGCAAAACCTCCTAAATCCCTTCTAGATGAGGTATTTTTTCTTGATGCACCTAAAGGGAAGAACTCTGGTGGATCAAGACCCTGGCGATACAAACATTGTGATAAGAAGTACACAAGTAGTTATACAAGAATTCATCAGCACTTCTTTGGTGTTGGTCCTGGCAAGACGAAACAAATTGCTCGTTGCTCTGTCGCAAGTGATCGC TATCACCAACCTGAGAAAGTACAAGCTTCAGGCTCGGTGCCTAAAAAGCAATTAGTAGAAGCTTTTGCTGGGGTGGAAAGAGATGCAGTGGACATGCAAATAATGTTGTTCCTTTGTGCTAATGGAATTCCCTTCAATGTGTTGAGAAGTCCACAATACTATGAAATGGTAGCAGCCATCCAGAGAGCACCAAAGGGATACAAACCTCCTGCATATGAGAAGGCTAGGACTACTCTTCTAGATGCATGTAAGAGAGAGGTGGAGAATGATTTGGCTCCGGTTAGACAAACATT GTATTCCCATGGTGTCTGTGTTGTTTCTGACGGATGGACAAATATGAAGAACCATCCATTAATCAACGTAATAGCATCGAATAGCTGTGGTTCAATGTTTCTGTACGCAGAAGACTTCTCTGGAGAAGAGAAGACAGGTGAAGCCATTGCACAATTCTTACTGCAAGCCACTGATGAGATTGGCCCTTCCAAATATCCTTCAGGTCATCACTGA
- the LOC109731440 gene encoding uncharacterized protein isoform X2, with product MTPMMLISSIPMMSVIEDASDQQDESAEHGTAKPPKSLLDEVFFLDAPKGKNSGGSRPWRYKHCDKKYTSSYTRIHQHFFGVGPGKTKQIARCSVASDRYHQPEKVQASGSVPKKQLVEAFAGVERDAVDMQIMLFLCANGIPFNVLRSPQYYEMVAAIQRAPKGYKPPAYEKARTTLLDACKREVENDLAPVRQTLYSHGVCVVSDGWTNMKNHPLINVIASNSCGSMFLYAEDFSGEEKTELRVKKFRECISIYFGLHVWITH from the exons ATGACGCCAATGATGTTGATCTCATCAATTCCGATGATGAGCGTAATAGAGGACGCCTCTGATCAACAAGATGAATCTGCCGAGCATGGTACTGCAAAACCTCCTAAATCCCTTCTAGATGAGGTATTTTTTCTTGATGCACCTAAAGGGAAGAACTCTGGTGGATCAAGACCCTGGCGATACAAACATTGTGATAAGAAGTACACAAGTAGTTATACAAGAATTCATCAGCACTTCTTTGGTGTTGGTCCTGGCAAGACGAAACAAATTGCTCGTTGCTCTGTCGCAAGTGATCGC TATCACCAACCTGAGAAAGTACAAGCTTCAGGCTCGGTGCCTAAAAAGCAATTAGTAGAAGCTTTTGCTGGGGTGGAAAGAGATGCAGTGGACATGCAAATAATGTTGTTCCTTTGTGCTAATGGAATTCCCTTCAATGTGTTGAGAAGTCCACAATACTATGAAATGGTAGCAGCCATCCAGAGAGCACCAAAGGGATACAAACCTCCTGCATATGAGAAGGCTAGGACTACTCTTCTAGATGCATGTAAGAGAGAGGTGGAGAATGATTTGGCTCCGGTTAGACAAACATT GTATTCCCATGGTGTCTGTGTTGTTTCTGACGGATGGACAAATATGAAGAACCATCCATTAATCAACGTAATAGCATCGAATAGCTGTGGTTCAATGTTTCTGTACGCAGAAGACTTCTCTGGAGAAGAGAAGACAG AGTTGCGGGTGAAGAAATTCAGAGA GTGCATAAGCATATATTTTGGTCTCCATGTGTGGATCACACACTGA
- the LOC109731522 gene encoding uncharacterized protein, with translation MSCEEMSRRPLPPAAAPPLEDDNLLSEILLRLSPDPSSLPRASLVSKRWLGIVSDPGFSRRFRLHHRHNPPLLGFFYHVSDFEPAMDPPNRVPDSHLSSCLETLDDDRIWYLMPLGSRHGLLLTFCELWNKLLVWDTFNVEQHHLAVPPGFDLEKAWASGAVFRAAGDNQYFQVVLASVLVVDMMELNFYIIHKMIRQMDMLL, from the exons ATGAGCTGTGAGGAGATGAGCCGCCGCCCGCTCCCGCCGGCGGCCGCCCCGCCGCTGGAGGACGACAACCTCCTCTCCGAGATCCTCCTCCGCCTCTCGCCAGATCCGTCCTCCCTCCCTCGCGCCTCCCTCGTCTCCAAGCGCTGGCTCGGAATCGTCTCCGACCCCGGCTTCTCCCGCCGCTTCCGCCTCCACCACCGCCACAACCCACCTCTCCTCGGGTTCTTCTACCACGTCTCGGACTTCGAACCTGCAATGGATCCCCCCAATCGTGTCCCGGATTCCCACCTCTCTTCGTGCCTCGAGACCCTCGACGACGACCGCATCTGGTACTTGATGCCCTTGGGATCCCGCCATGGCCTCCTACTCACCTTCTGCGAATTGTGGAACAAGCTCCTGGTGTGGGACACCTTCAACGTCGAGCAGCACCACCTAGCTGTTCCCCCGGGGTTCGATTTGGAGAAGGCCTGGGCCAGCGGGGCGGTGTTTCGCGCCGCCGGAGACAACCAATACTTCCAGGTGGTCTTG GCAAGCGTATTGGTGGTGGACATGATGGAGCTGAACTTTTACATAATACATAAGATGATTCGTCAGATGGATATGCTATTGTGA